From Marmota flaviventris isolate mMarFla1 chromosome X, mMarFla1.hap1, whole genome shotgun sequence, the proteins below share one genomic window:
- the P2ry10 gene encoding putative P2Y purinoceptor 10 isoform X2, producing the protein MDFLSKKGDHKSTAYLDEYTEIFKMGSNRTNYVETNCSVTNLTFQYSLYATTYILIFIPGLLANSAALWVLCRFIGKKNKAIIFMINLSVADLAHVLSLPLRIYYYINRHWPFQRALCLLCFYLKYLNMYASIFFLTCISLQRCFFLLKPFRARNWKRRYDVGISAVIWVIVGTACLPFPILRSTDLGNNTESCFADLGYRQMNAVALVAMIIIAELAGFVIPVIIIAYCTWKTTISLRQPPMAFQGITERQKALRMVFMCAAVFFICFTPYHINFIFYTMVKETIISSCPIAKSTLYFHPFCLCLASLCCLLDPILYYFMASEFRDQLSRHSSSVTRSRLMSKESGSSMIS; encoded by the coding sequence GGATCATAAATCCACGGCGTACCTTGatgaatatactgaaatattCAAGATGGGTAGCAACCGTACCAACTATGTTGAGACTAACTGCAGTGTCACTAATTTGACATTTCAGTACTCCCTCTATGCAACCACCTATATCCTGATATTCATCCCTGGTCTTCTGGCCAATAGTGCAGCCTTGTGGGTCCTGTGCCGCTTCATcggcaagaaaaataaagccatcATTTTTATGATCAACCTCTCTGTGGCTGACCTGGCTCATGTGCTGTCCTTACCCCTCCGGATTTACTATTACATCAACCGCCACTGGCCTTTCCAGAGGGCCCTTTGTCTGTTGTGCTTCTACCTGAAGTATCTCAACATGTATGCCAGCATTTTCTTCCTGACGTGCATCAGCCTGCAGAGGTGCTTCTTTCTCCTCAAGCCATTCAGGGCCAGAAACTGGAAGCGTAGGTATGATGTGGGCATCAGTGCTGTCATCTGGGTCATCGTGGGGACTGCCTGTTTGCCATTTCCTATCCTGAGAAGCACAGACTTAGGCAACAACACAGAATCCTGCTTTGCTGATCTTGGTTACAGGCAAATGAATGCTGTGGCTTTGGTTGCAATGATTATAATTGCTGAACTTGCTGGATTTGTGATTCCAGTGATCATCATTGCCTATTGTACCTGGAAAACTACTATATCTTTGAGACAGCCACCCATGGCTTTCCAAGGGATCACTGAGAGGCAAAAAGCATTGAGGATGGTTTTCATGTGTGCTGCAGTCTTCTTCATCTGCTTCACTCCCTATcacattaactttattttttatactatGGTAAAGGAAACTATCATTAGCAGTTGTCCCATTGCCAAAAGCACACTGTATTTTCATCCTTTTTGCCTGTGCCTTGCAAGTCTCTGCTGCCTTTTGGACCCAATTCTCTATTATTTCATGGCTTCAGAGTTTCGTGACCAACTGTCTCGCCATAGCAGCTCTGTGACCCGTTCCCGTCTCATGAGCAAGGAGAGTGGTTCATCAATGattagctaa
- the P2ry10 gene encoding putative P2Y purinoceptor 10 isoform X3, translating into MGSNRTNYVETNCSVTNLTFQYSLYATTYILIFIPGLLANSAALWVLCRFIGKKNKAIIFMINLSVADLAHVLSLPLRIYYYINRHWPFQRALCLLCFYLKYLNMYASIFFLTCISLQRCFFLLKPFRARNWKRRYDVGISAVIWVIVGTACLPFPILRSTDLGNNTESCFADLGYRQMNAVALVAMIIIAELAGFVIPVIIIAYCTWKTTISLRQPPMAFQGITERQKALRMVFMCAAVFFICFTPYHINFIFYTMVKETIISSCPIAKSTLYFHPFCLCLASLCCLLDPILYYFMASEFRDQLSRHSSSVTRSRLMSKESGSSMIS; encoded by the coding sequence ATGGGTAGCAACCGTACCAACTATGTTGAGACTAACTGCAGTGTCACTAATTTGACATTTCAGTACTCCCTCTATGCAACCACCTATATCCTGATATTCATCCCTGGTCTTCTGGCCAATAGTGCAGCCTTGTGGGTCCTGTGCCGCTTCATcggcaagaaaaataaagccatcATTTTTATGATCAACCTCTCTGTGGCTGACCTGGCTCATGTGCTGTCCTTACCCCTCCGGATTTACTATTACATCAACCGCCACTGGCCTTTCCAGAGGGCCCTTTGTCTGTTGTGCTTCTACCTGAAGTATCTCAACATGTATGCCAGCATTTTCTTCCTGACGTGCATCAGCCTGCAGAGGTGCTTCTTTCTCCTCAAGCCATTCAGGGCCAGAAACTGGAAGCGTAGGTATGATGTGGGCATCAGTGCTGTCATCTGGGTCATCGTGGGGACTGCCTGTTTGCCATTTCCTATCCTGAGAAGCACAGACTTAGGCAACAACACAGAATCCTGCTTTGCTGATCTTGGTTACAGGCAAATGAATGCTGTGGCTTTGGTTGCAATGATTATAATTGCTGAACTTGCTGGATTTGTGATTCCAGTGATCATCATTGCCTATTGTACCTGGAAAACTACTATATCTTTGAGACAGCCACCCATGGCTTTCCAAGGGATCACTGAGAGGCAAAAAGCATTGAGGATGGTTTTCATGTGTGCTGCAGTCTTCTTCATCTGCTTCACTCCCTATcacattaactttattttttatactatGGTAAAGGAAACTATCATTAGCAGTTGTCCCATTGCCAAAAGCACACTGTATTTTCATCCTTTTTGCCTGTGCCTTGCAAGTCTCTGCTGCCTTTTGGACCCAATTCTCTATTATTTCATGGCTTCAGAGTTTCGTGACCAACTGTCTCGCCATAGCAGCTCTGTGACCCGTTCCCGTCTCATGAGCAAGGAGAGTGGTTCATCAATGattagctaa
- the P2ry10 gene encoding putative P2Y purinoceptor 10 isoform X1, translating into MDSIGMDFLSKKGDHKSTAYLDEYTEIFKMGSNRTNYVETNCSVTNLTFQYSLYATTYILIFIPGLLANSAALWVLCRFIGKKNKAIIFMINLSVADLAHVLSLPLRIYYYINRHWPFQRALCLLCFYLKYLNMYASIFFLTCISLQRCFFLLKPFRARNWKRRYDVGISAVIWVIVGTACLPFPILRSTDLGNNTESCFADLGYRQMNAVALVAMIIIAELAGFVIPVIIIAYCTWKTTISLRQPPMAFQGITERQKALRMVFMCAAVFFICFTPYHINFIFYTMVKETIISSCPIAKSTLYFHPFCLCLASLCCLLDPILYYFMASEFRDQLSRHSSSVTRSRLMSKESGSSMIS; encoded by the coding sequence GGATCATAAATCCACGGCGTACCTTGatgaatatactgaaatattCAAGATGGGTAGCAACCGTACCAACTATGTTGAGACTAACTGCAGTGTCACTAATTTGACATTTCAGTACTCCCTCTATGCAACCACCTATATCCTGATATTCATCCCTGGTCTTCTGGCCAATAGTGCAGCCTTGTGGGTCCTGTGCCGCTTCATcggcaagaaaaataaagccatcATTTTTATGATCAACCTCTCTGTGGCTGACCTGGCTCATGTGCTGTCCTTACCCCTCCGGATTTACTATTACATCAACCGCCACTGGCCTTTCCAGAGGGCCCTTTGTCTGTTGTGCTTCTACCTGAAGTATCTCAACATGTATGCCAGCATTTTCTTCCTGACGTGCATCAGCCTGCAGAGGTGCTTCTTTCTCCTCAAGCCATTCAGGGCCAGAAACTGGAAGCGTAGGTATGATGTGGGCATCAGTGCTGTCATCTGGGTCATCGTGGGGACTGCCTGTTTGCCATTTCCTATCCTGAGAAGCACAGACTTAGGCAACAACACAGAATCCTGCTTTGCTGATCTTGGTTACAGGCAAATGAATGCTGTGGCTTTGGTTGCAATGATTATAATTGCTGAACTTGCTGGATTTGTGATTCCAGTGATCATCATTGCCTATTGTACCTGGAAAACTACTATATCTTTGAGACAGCCACCCATGGCTTTCCAAGGGATCACTGAGAGGCAAAAAGCATTGAGGATGGTTTTCATGTGTGCTGCAGTCTTCTTCATCTGCTTCACTCCCTATcacattaactttattttttatactatGGTAAAGGAAACTATCATTAGCAGTTGTCCCATTGCCAAAAGCACACTGTATTTTCATCCTTTTTGCCTGTGCCTTGCAAGTCTCTGCTGCCTTTTGGACCCAATTCTCTATTATTTCATGGCTTCAGAGTTTCGTGACCAACTGTCTCGCCATAGCAGCTCTGTGACCCGTTCCCGTCTCATGAGCAAGGAGAGTGGTTCATCAATGattagctaa